In one Mucilaginibacter ginsenosidivorax genomic region, the following are encoded:
- a CDS encoding TIGR01212 family radical SAM protein (This family includes YhcC from E. coli K-12, an uncharacterized radical SAM protein.): MQLTGEKTAIWEKGYNNYGPWLKEKYKGHRVFKVIVDGGFTCPNRDGSKGYGGCTYCNVDSFTPSVSRNAPTVRQQVIEGMERARKGNKADKFIIYFQPNTNTYAPAHYLKMMYDEALSYGTEDIVGLSVGTRPDCIDAEKIALLESYTDRFDVDLEMGMESIYNETLGQINRGCSHEELVKALKLVENSKLDICVHTIFGFPWETHEMMLKYADEINRFPQIKFVKFHHLHIVEGSVMGVKYKREPFKLFGIDEYADFLCELLPRVRPDIVIQRLFGLSDRELLIAPNWGLKKSEIQYYIDQRILSRGVVQGSAL; the protein is encoded by the coding sequence ATGCAATTAACAGGAGAGAAAACAGCGATTTGGGAAAAGGGTTATAACAATTACGGCCCCTGGCTTAAGGAAAAATATAAAGGCCACCGGGTATTCAAAGTAATTGTTGATGGCGGCTTTACCTGCCCCAACCGCGATGGCAGCAAAGGCTATGGCGGCTGTACCTATTGCAATGTTGATTCGTTTACCCCATCAGTCAGCCGTAACGCGCCAACCGTTCGCCAGCAGGTGATAGAAGGTATGGAACGTGCCCGCAAAGGCAACAAGGCCGATAAATTCATCATCTATTTTCAGCCCAATACCAATACCTACGCCCCTGCGCATTATTTAAAAATGATGTACGATGAGGCGCTGAGCTATGGTACCGAAGATATTGTTGGTCTGAGCGTTGGCACTCGCCCCGACTGTATTGATGCCGAAAAAATTGCCCTGCTGGAAAGTTATACCGATAGGTTTGACGTTGACCTTGAAATGGGCATGGAATCGATATACAACGAAACCCTGGGCCAGATAAACCGTGGCTGCAGCCACGAGGAATTGGTAAAAGCCCTTAAACTGGTTGAGAACAGCAAACTGGATATTTGTGTGCACACCATTTTTGGCTTTCCGTGGGAAACCCACGAAATGATGCTGAAATATGCCGATGAGATAAACCGTTTCCCGCAGATAAAATTTGTAAAATTCCATCACCTGCATATTGTAGAAGGATCGGTGATGGGCGTAAAATACAAACGCGAACCGTTTAAACTGTTTGGCATTGATGAATATGCCGACTTTTTATGCGAACTACTTCCCCGCGTTCGCCCTGATATCGTGATCCAGCGACTGTTTGGCCTAAGCGACCGCGAACTACTGATAGCACCAAACTGGGGCCTAAAAAAATCGGAGATCCAATATTATATTGATCAAAGAATCTTGAGCCGGGGTGTGGTACAGGGGAGTGCGTTGTAG
- a CDS encoding acyltransferase family protein — protein sequence MSQRAQQNYIPALTGVRAMAAYLVFISHFAYVFDEKFPHSVQRFFNEFHIGVTIFFVLSGFLIAFRYFDSFKLTKDWFKQYLKNRVARIYPMYAILTIGAFIAFYFTNNQIVTAGHNPIAMFLMNIVFLRGFFDQLKFTGVAQGWSLTVEECFYFSAPFIFLIATKYKKFYIQPIAVTGLGVVLVLIFSHVNWYGFFGNFTFMMLYTFLGRCFEFFAGIQLALIVRRQKPDGSSKKKLTYLGFFLIFFCVWIMSVLPIPKGQEAGLHNPLGIITNNYLLALSITLFFYGILTETTLLKKVLATPFVELLGKSSYIFYLVHLGYMYNFLHFGFNWLNDYTFALYDKWGVEWHSPFEYDSLNLLYAFIVLNIISITLFKLIEEPLNHYIRKSDFLIKNKSRKPENEPENINA from the coding sequence TTGTCACAGAGAGCGCAACAAAATTATATTCCAGCACTAACCGGTGTACGCGCAATGGCTGCCTACCTGGTTTTTATATCGCACTTTGCGTATGTATTTGATGAAAAATTTCCTCACTCTGTGCAACGCTTTTTTAACGAGTTCCACATTGGGGTTACAATTTTCTTTGTATTATCGGGTTTTTTAATTGCTTTCAGGTATTTCGATAGCTTTAAGCTTACTAAAGACTGGTTTAAGCAGTACCTTAAAAACAGGGTTGCGCGCATATACCCCATGTATGCCATTTTAACCATAGGGGCGTTCATTGCCTTTTACTTTACCAATAATCAAATTGTTACCGCCGGGCATAACCCCATAGCCATGTTCCTGATGAACATTGTTTTTTTGCGGGGCTTTTTTGATCAGCTTAAATTTACCGGGGTAGCGCAGGGCTGGTCGTTAACGGTTGAAGAATGCTTTTACTTTTCGGCACCGTTCATTTTCCTGATAGCCACCAAATACAAAAAGTTTTATATCCAGCCTATTGCTGTTACCGGCCTGGGCGTAGTGCTTGTATTAATATTTAGCCATGTTAACTGGTATGGCTTTTTTGGCAACTTCACTTTCATGATGTTGTATACCTTTTTGGGCCGGTGCTTTGAGTTTTTTGCAGGCATACAGCTTGCCCTTATTGTGCGCAGGCAAAAGCCGGATGGTAGCAGCAAAAAGAAACTTACCTACCTGGGCTTTTTCCTTATTTTCTTTTGCGTATGGATCATGTCGGTACTACCTATCCCAAAGGGACAGGAAGCCGGCCTGCATAACCCGTTGGGCATTATCACCAACAACTACCTGCTGGCTTTATCAATTACGTTGTTTTTTTATGGTATACTTACCGAGACAACCTTGCTGAAAAAAGTATTGGCAACTCCGTTTGTGGAGCTACTGGGCAAAAGCTCTTATATATTTTACCTGGTACACCTGGGTTACATGTACAACTTTTTGCATTTTGGCTTTAACTGGCTTAATGATTATACTTTTGCACTTTATGATAAATGGGGAGTGGAGTGGCATTCGCCATTTGAGTACGATAGCTTAAACCTTCTGTATGCTTTTATCGTTTTAAATATAATTTCAATCACTTTATTTAAACTAATTGAGGAACCGTTAAATCATTATATCCGTAAATCAGACTTTCTGATTAAAAACAAATCGCGTAAGCCCGAAAATGAGCCGGAAAACATCAATGCTTAG
- a CDS encoding DUF5995 family protein, whose product MQATTIDEIITQLETIITDAIQTGSRAGYFAALYHKVTCKVKEGILAGEFEDGKRMEQLDVTFASRYITAYHQWQQKQQPSASWALAFGIFNKPRKMVLQHLLIGMNAHINLDLGIAVVETARAFNQSLTQVHNDFNAINTILSALTYEVITELNQVSPLMSLAGLHAQNNSILIQFALGNARDGAWCFAEDLYTRTGQDYINLISSRDADINKLGLGIVAPVGLLSFTVWIIHLFEWRNPSKITTVLSEYKKAYLKVN is encoded by the coding sequence ATGCAAGCTACAACAATTGATGAAATTATAACACAACTGGAAACCATCATTACCGATGCCATACAAACCGGCAGCCGGGCCGGGTATTTTGCTGCGCTGTACCACAAAGTAACCTGTAAAGTAAAAGAGGGAATATTGGCCGGCGAGTTTGAGGATGGCAAAAGAATGGAGCAACTGGATGTTACTTTCGCAAGCCGCTATATTACGGCCTATCATCAATGGCAACAAAAACAGCAACCTTCGGCATCATGGGCGCTTGCTTTCGGCATATTTAATAAACCCCGAAAAATGGTGCTGCAACATTTGCTTATCGGCATGAACGCGCACATTAACCTTGATTTGGGTATCGCCGTTGTTGAAACTGCCCGGGCTTTTAACCAATCATTGACCCAGGTGCATAACGATTTTAATGCCATCAACACCATTTTATCTGCCCTCACATATGAGGTTATTACCGAGCTAAACCAGGTATCTCCATTAATGTCATTAGCCGGTTTGCACGCGCAAAACAACTCCATACTGATTCAATTTGCGCTTGGTAACGCCCGTGATGGCGCCTGGTGCTTTGCCGAAGACCTTTACACGCGAACCGGCCAGGATTACATTAACCTAATAAGCAGCCGCGATGCCGACATCAACAAACTTGGCCTGGGCATTGTTGCCCCGGTAGGGTTATTAAGTTTTACTGTTTGGATAATCCACTTGTTTGAGTGGAGAAATCCGTCAAAAATAACCACCGTGCTAAGCGAGTATAAAAAAGCTTATTTGAAGGTAAATTGA
- a CDS encoding MBL fold metallo-hydrolase: MSLEASRKKAKKYINVIPTDEAGFGKMIPILREYMGNKAENSPKKPIGPFKTDVKIYNDAPESGLRITWVGHSSILIEIDGKRILTDPVWGDRASFSKYFGPKRFFKPAIALQDLPPLDAVLLSHDHYDHLDKETIKFFAGTDIPFYCSVGVGQYLEKWGIFKNFVFEMDWGDSVLIGNQVVVTSTPSRHFSGRGVVNRNETLWASFVIKGPKHNIYFGADSGWSPSFAEIGKAFGPFDLTMLEVGAYGKYWPDIHMGPDHASNAHIALKGKLMMPIHYGTFNLAPHAWYEPVERLEKFAKDKKIDLFVPEPGKPTEVKGPYNSAWWKKFM; encoded by the coding sequence ATGAGTTTAGAAGCATCCCGCAAAAAGGCAAAAAAATACATCAACGTTATCCCTACCGACGAGGCAGGTTTTGGCAAAATGATTCCCATTTTACGCGAGTATATGGGCAATAAAGCCGAGAACTCTCCAAAAAAACCGATAGGTCCGTTTAAAACCGACGTTAAAATTTATAACGACGCGCCAGAAAGCGGCCTGCGCATTACCTGGGTTGGCCATTCAAGCATATTGATTGAAATAGATGGCAAACGTATCCTTACCGACCCGGTTTGGGGCGACAGGGCGTCATTCTCCAAATATTTCGGCCCGAAGCGTTTTTTTAAGCCTGCCATTGCATTACAAGATTTGCCGCCTTTGGATGCTGTGCTGCTATCGCATGACCATTACGACCACCTGGATAAGGAAACGATTAAATTTTTTGCAGGAACCGATATCCCTTTTTACTGTTCGGTTGGCGTAGGCCAGTATCTTGAAAAATGGGGTATATTTAAAAATTTTGTATTCGAGATGGATTGGGGCGATAGCGTGCTGATAGGGAACCAGGTTGTTGTTACCTCTACCCCATCAAGGCATTTTTCGGGCCGCGGCGTGGTAAACCGAAACGAAACCCTTTGGGCAAGTTTTGTAATAAAAGGTCCCAAACACAATATTTATTTTGGAGCCGATTCTGGCTGGTCGCCCAGTTTTGCAGAGATTGGCAAGGCCTTTGGCCCGTTTGATTTAACGATGCTTGAGGTGGGCGCTTACGGCAAATACTGGCCGGATATCCATATGGGGCCAGATCATGCTTCAAATGCCCACATAGCCCTTAAAGGTAAGCTCATGATGCCTATACACTACGGCACGTTTAACCTGGCCCCCCACGCCTGGTACGAGCCGGTTGAACGTTTGGAGAAATTTGCCAAAGATAAAAAGATAGATCTTTTTGTACCCGAACCGGGTAAGCCCACCGAAGTTAAAGGCCCTTATAACTCGGCCTGGTGGAAAAAGTTTATGTAG